The window GACGCCATGAAGCGCCAGCGCGGTGTCCTGCACGATCCGTCCGGGACCGCCCACGGTTCCGCCGAATCAGACAACTTCCGCCTCAAGCGCTACGTAGCCAAATACACCATCAACCCCGCCATCGCCCAAGGCATGGCAGACGTCATCGGCTCCGTGGAAGAAGGCAAATTTGCCGACCTCGTCCTCTGGGATCCCGCCTTCTTCGGCGTGAAACCCGAGCTCGTCATCAAAGGCGGGCAGATCGCCTACGCGCTCATGGGCGACTCCAACGCCTCCATCCCCACCCCGCAACCCCGCACCATGCGTCCCATGTTCGCCACGTACGGGAAGGCCCTCCAACAGACGTCCATCACGTTCCTCTCCAAGGCCGCCATCGACGCCGGAGTGCCCGCCGAGCTCGGCCTCGAACGCATCATCAAACCCGTCACCGGCATCCGCAACCTCACCAAAGCGGACCTCAAATACAACGGCGAAACCCCGGACATCGCCGTCGACCCCGAAACGTACAAAGTGACGGTCGACGGCGTCGAAGTCACCTCCCAGCCCTCCGACGTGCTGCCCATGGCCCAGCGCTACTTCCTCTTCTAGGAGCCACCATGATCATCGAAAAAATCCTGGGCAACCTGCACGAACAACCCAACAACTACGCAGGACGCCACAAAGAAAAAGTCGTCCTCCCCAGCGCCCTGCTCGTCAAACGCATCCAACGCGTCACCACCGACCACGGCAAAGAACTCGGCATTCGCCTCCCCACAGGCACCGGCGACCTCCGCGACGGCGACATCCTCGCCGTCAACGACCACAACATCATCGTCATCTCCGTGCTGCCCACCGACGTCCTCGTGATAGGGCCGCGGAGCATCCACGAAATGGGGGTCGTGGCACACTCGCTCGGCAACCGGCATTTGCAGGCACAGTTCTTCGACGCTGCATCCGAATACGGGGCCGAAGTCATGGTCTGCCAGTATGACCACACTGTCGAGGACTACCTGAAGAGCGTCGGCGTCCCCTACGACAGGCAAGAGCGGGTCATGCCGGTGCCGTTCCGCCATGCTGAGCATTCGCACTAATACCGCGGTCATGGCGCCGTTTGTGGGTGACCGTGGCCGGGGCGCCGTTCTCGGCGAGCCTGCGGCGGGTGATAGGGGCCGTGCCCGTCCCCAGCCGCTCCCAACCTTCGCAAGCTCAGGTCGGGGCCCTCGCGGCAGTGGGCCCCCCGCGTGGCCCACCACGCCGCGGCCCCTATCACCCGCCTCCGCCCAGGTTCGCCGCGGCAGCGTCGCGGTTGAGCCCACTAGCGAGGCGGCATGACCTCCTATCAGCTTGCTCTTCAACAGTTGACTGACTCCGCGTTGCCTACGGGGGCGTTTGCTCATTCTCTTGGGTTTGAGAGCTATATCGAGCGTGAGCTTGTTTGTGATGAGGGGTCGTTTGGGGTTTGGCTTTCCGCTTTTGTGGGGCAGCAGCTGACTTATTCCGATGGGTTGGCTATTCGCTTTCTTTATCAGGGGGTGGATGTGGGCTTGTTGGATGGGGTGTTGTCTGCTCAGTTGTTGGCTCGGGAGGTTCGGGAGGCTTCACTCAAAATGGGTGGGCGGTTGTTGGAGATTGGTGGGGAAGTGTTCCCGTCGGCGGAGTTGGAGGCTTATCGGGGGCTCGTGAGGGTGGGGTTGGCTTCGGGGCATCAACCGTTGGCTTTTGGGGTGATCGCGCGGTCTTTGGGGGTTCCTTTTGAGGAGGCGCTTTCTGCCTATTTGTTTGCCACGGTGACTTCGCTGACGCAGAACGCCGTGCGGGCCATTCCGCTCGGGCAAAACGCCGGGCAGCGGGTACTTCGGCAGGCGCACGACGCCGTCGCTGCCGCCGTCAAGGATGTAGCACGGCTGTGCTGGGACGACTTCGGAGCCGTCAGCCCTGGCCTCGAAATTTCACAAATGCGGCACGAACGGCAACGCGCCCGCATGTTCATGAGCTAGCTAGTGTAAAGGACAGAAAACATGACTGAACCCATCAAAATCGGCGTCGGCGGACCCGTCGGAGCTGGCAAGACACAGCTCGTGGAACGCATCACCCGGCACATGAGCGGCGACATCTCCATGGCCGCCATCACCAACGACATCTACACCATCGAAGACGCCAAAATCCTGGCAGCCAACGGCATCCTGCCCGAAGACCGGATCATCGGCGTCGAAACCGGCGGCTGCCCCCACACCGCCATCCGCGAAGACACGTCCATGAACACCGCAGCCATCGAACAACTCAAGACGAGGCACCCTGATCTGCAAGTCATCTTCGTCGAATCCGGCGGCGACAACCTCTCCGCCACCTTCAGCCCCGAACTCGTCGACTTCTCCATCTACATCATCGACGTAGCCCAAGGCGAAAAAATCCCCCGCAAAGCCGGCCAAGGCATGATCAAGTCCGACCTCTTCATCATCAACAAAACGGACCTGGCACCCCACGTCGGAGCGGACCTCGCAGTCATGGAACGGGACTCCAAGGAATTCCGCGGCAACAAGCCGTTCTACTTCACGAACCTCAAAACGGACGAAGGGTTGGACGCAGTCCTCAACTGGATCCGCCGCGATGTCCTGATGCTCGATCTAACTTCGTGACGGTGCTTGGGGCGGCGGCTGCGCCGGATTTTGGGCCGTGCCCGCTTCGCGATGCCCGCCACGCCGCGGCCCAAAAATCCGGCTCCGCCGCCTCGGTGGTTTCGTCACCATGCGAGATGCGCGTATGAACACGGCGACGCAGGTCGGTTTCGGCTCAGACGTTGTGGGGAACGTGGGGCCCGGCTCCATGTTGGCTTTGGGGGTGCGGGGGCGGTTGGAGTTGGGCGTCAGTGTGCGGGGCGGTCGGTCTGTTGCTTCGCGGCAGTTCCATGAGGGTGCATTGCGGGTGCTCAGGCCGCATTACTTGGATGAGTCCGGGCAGGTTTGTTATGTCATGGTCAATCCTGGCGGGGCGTATCTCGGGGCTGATCTGTTTGTTGTTGAGGTGGAGGTTGAGGCGGGGGCGGATCTGTTGTTGACCACGCAATCGGCCACCAAGGTGTACCGGACCCCGGGCTCGTTTGCTGAGCAGCGGATGAACGTCAAGCTGGGGGAGGGTGCGCGGTTGGAGCTGATGCCCGACCAGTTGATCGCGTACCGGGAGGCGAGCTACCGGCAGAATTCGCACATCAGTCTCCACCCG is drawn from Arthrobacter sp. 31Y and contains these coding sequences:
- the ureE gene encoding urease accessory protein UreE, which translates into the protein MIIEKILGNLHEQPNNYAGRHKEKVVLPSALLVKRIQRVTTDHGKELGIRLPTGTGDLRDGDILAVNDHNIIVISVLPTDVLVIGPRSIHEMGVVAHSLGNRHLQAQFFDAASEYGAEVMVCQYDHTVEDYLKSVGVPYDRQERVMPVPFRHAEHSH
- a CDS encoding urease accessory protein UreF encodes the protein MTSYQLALQQLTDSALPTGAFAHSLGFESYIERELVCDEGSFGVWLSAFVGQQLTYSDGLAIRFLYQGVDVGLLDGVLSAQLLAREVREASLKMGGRLLEIGGEVFPSAELEAYRGLVRVGLASGHQPLAFGVIARSLGVPFEEALSAYLFATVTSLTQNAVRAIPLGQNAGQRVLRQAHDAVAAAVKDVARLCWDDFGAVSPGLEISQMRHERQRARMFMS
- the ureG gene encoding urease accessory protein UreG, yielding MTEPIKIGVGGPVGAGKTQLVERITRHMSGDISMAAITNDIYTIEDAKILAANGILPEDRIIGVETGGCPHTAIREDTSMNTAAIEQLKTRHPDLQVIFVESGGDNLSATFSPELVDFSIYIIDVAQGEKIPRKAGQGMIKSDLFIINKTDLAPHVGADLAVMERDSKEFRGNKPFYFTNLKTDEGLDAVLNWIRRDVLMLDLTS
- a CDS encoding urease accessory protein UreD, producing the protein MNTATQVGFGSDVVGNVGPGSMLALGVRGRLELGVSVRGGRSVASRQFHEGALRVLRPHYLDESGQVCYVMVNPGGAYLGADLFVVEVEVEAGADLLLTTQSATKVYRTPGSFAEQRMNVKLGEGARLELMPDQLIAYREASYRQNSHISLHPTSSLVMAEVVTPGWSPDGASFKYEEVRLRNEIWMESDSGANLLALDNLLIRPPVNDVTGMGFMEGFSHLGSLVVVDPRVDQGLADDLDRVAKNFDAYTGVSLTATLAGSTGLVLRSLSNSTEELNKLLGACTGVLRERWFGQAPLNLRKY